In a genomic window of Candidatus Dadabacteria bacterium:
- a CDS encoding heme A synthase has product MLAKTALALLFILLIWGNAVSGLKAGLACPDWPLCHGEIIPPFRWDIYVEFSHRVIGGITSIVLFILCYRRFRAYKKNYRILPLLVVLLLLFQIVLGGIVVLAKLPVNLTTIHFTNAIIIFSITLYMVYFDGVRRKPDFHFSGPAGLFFALFVLVFIQASLGAYVRHLEAGLACPDFPTCLGYWIPPELSGKVLAHFSHRTVAYLLTVLFIGVMFISRKSERLKEARKNMSWAVALLFLQIGLGILVVTSKLVFYVTAVHLAIGLLILSLCLLTWFRYISKNSVTKGAF; this is encoded by the coding sequence ATGCTTGCAAAGACCGCTCTAGCCCTTCTGTTCATACTTCTTATCTGGGGAAACGCGGTATCGGGACTCAAGGCCGGACTCGCCTGTCCCGACTGGCCGCTCTGCCACGGGGAGATTATTCCGCCTTTCAGGTGGGACATATACGTCGAGTTTTCCCACCGAGTAATAGGCGGCATAACGTCCATAGTACTTTTCATCCTGTGTTACAGAAGGTTCCGCGCGTACAAAAAAAATTACAGAATACTTCCGCTGCTGGTAGTTCTGCTTCTTCTGTTTCAGATAGTGCTCGGGGGAATCGTAGTTCTCGCCAAGCTTCCCGTGAATCTGACGACGATTCATTTCACAAACGCCATAATAATATTTTCGATTACCCTCTACATGGTGTACTTTGACGGCGTCAGGCGGAAACCTGATTTCCATTTTTCGGGTCCAGCCGGACTTTTTTTCGCGCTTTTTGTGCTTGTATTCATCCAGGCCTCTCTGGGGGCATACGTAAGACATCTGGAGGCGGGGCTCGCGTGCCCTGATTTTCCCACTTGCCTAGGCTACTGGATTCCACCTGAACTTTCGGGCAAGGTGCTGGCACATTTCTCGCACAGGACAGTCGCCTACCTTCTTACGGTGTTATTTATCGGCGTAATGTTTATCTCAAGAAAATCCGAAAGACTTAAGGAAGCCCGAAAAAACATGTCATGGGCCGTTGCCCTGCTTTTTCTGCAGATCGGACTCGGAATTCTGGTCGTAACCTCAAAGCTTGTCTTTTACGTCACCGCCGTTCATCTCGCAATCGGTCTTCTCATACTTTCTCTCTGCCTCCTAACCTGGTTCAGGTATATAAGTAAAAACAGTGTCACCAAAGGAGCTTTCTAG
- a CDS encoding cytochrome c oxidase subunit I, giving the protein MANGAMTQTQHIPFLAQKGLKSWILTTDHKRIGILYLVTISFFFMVAGLAALGMRYELMTPELDFFRTPTEYNVAFTLHGSLMVFFFIVPGIAASFGNFLIPLMIGARDVAFPRINLLSFWIYLVGTAILLGALLQPADTGWTFYTPYSIQTGTKVILITLGVFVLGFSSILTGMNFIVTIHKLRAPGMTWSRLPLFIWASYATAILQLLATPVVGITLLLLIAERVFDIGFFDPAKGGDPILFQNFFWFYSHPAVYIMVIPAFGIISEIIPVFARKPIFGYKAIAYSSFAIAIISFFVWLHHMFVSGISETAAAIFSFLTMLVAIPTAVKVFNWTATLYKGSIDFHSSMLYALSFIVLFTVGGLTGVYLGALAVDVHLHDTYFIVAHMHYVMIGGTVMGFFGALHFWYQKWFGKVFNELIAKIAWFLIFVGFNVTFFPQFFMGFQGMPRRYATYPAEYISYHSLSTYGSWILGLGIIIMTVNLLLPFWKKGQLPESSNPYGSLSLEWQVPSPPSHENFVEIPTVTDWTYAYGKK; this is encoded by the coding sequence ATGGCAAACGGAGCCATGACACAAACCCAGCATATACCGTTTTTAGCCCAGAAAGGTCTAAAGTCGTGGATTTTGACAACGGATCACAAGCGTATCGGGATCCTCTATCTCGTCACGATCTCGTTTTTCTTCATGGTTGCCGGTCTGGCGGCTCTTGGGATGAGATACGAGCTTATGACTCCCGAGCTTGACTTTTTCAGAACCCCGACGGAGTACAACGTAGCGTTCACGCTCCATGGTTCCTTGATGGTTTTCTTTTTCATTGTTCCAGGGATAGCAGCAAGCTTTGGTAATTTCCTGATACCGCTTATGATCGGGGCAAGAGACGTGGCGTTTCCAAGAATCAACCTGCTGAGTTTCTGGATATATCTTGTCGGAACCGCAATACTGCTCGGCGCGCTTCTGCAGCCGGCTGACACGGGCTGGACGTTCTACACTCCCTACAGCATTCAGACGGGCACCAAGGTAATACTAATAACTCTCGGGGTCTTTGTGCTCGGGTTCTCATCGATTCTCACCGGAATGAACTTCATAGTGACCATACACAAGCTGCGGGCACCTGGAATGACCTGGTCCAGGCTCCCGCTTTTCATATGGGCATCCTACGCGACCGCCATACTGCAGCTGCTAGCGACACCGGTTGTGGGAATCACGCTTCTTCTGCTTATAGCGGAGAGGGTATTTGACATAGGCTTTTTCGATCCGGCCAAGGGAGGGGACCCAATACTTTTCCAGAACTTTTTCTGGTTCTACTCCCATCCAGCTGTCTATATAATGGTTATCCCGGCCTTCGGAATCATCTCGGAGATAATTCCAGTTTTCGCAAGGAAACCCATTTTCGGATACAAGGCTATCGCGTACTCAAGCTTCGCGATAGCCATAATAAGCTTTTTCGTCTGGCTGCATCACATGTTCGTAAGCGGCATATCGGAAACGGCGGCGGCGATTTTCTCATTTCTGACCATGCTTGTCGCCATCCCCACGGCCGTAAAGGTGTTTAACTGGACCGCAACTCTGTACAAGGGATCAATAGACTTTCATTCATCCATGTTATACGCGCTGTCCTTCATAGTGCTTTTCACGGTCGGCGGGCTGACCGGAGTCTATCTGGGAGCCCTAGCCGTCGACGTGCACCTGCACGACACGTACTTCATAGTAGCTCACATGCACTACGTGATGATAGGAGGGACGGTGATGGGATTTTTCGGGGCCCTTCACTTCTGGTACCAGAAATGGTTCGGAAAGGTATTTAACGAACTGATCGCGAAAATCGCATGGTTCCTGATTTTCGTAGGATTCAACGTAACGTTTTTCCCGCAGTTCTTCATGGGTTTTCAGGGAATGCCCAGAAGATACGCGACCTACCCCGCCGAGTACATATCCTATCATTCCCTTTCGACCTACGGATCGTGGATACTCGGGCTCGGAATTATAATAATGACCGTGAACCTGCTCTTGCCGTTCTGGAAAAAAGGACAACTGCCGGAATCGTCAAACCCTTACGGGTCTCTCTCTCTTGAGTGGCAGGTTCCTTCTCCCCCATCTCATGAGAACTTTGTCGAAATACCGACTGTAACTGACTGGACTTACGCTTACGGGAAAAAATAG
- a CDS encoding cytochrome c oxidase subunit 3 family protein — protein MSSTVEHAESHAHGHGLGETVTHNAAKFGMWLFLGTEILLFGGLFAAYALFRAKYPDLFYDSHKKLDVTLGAVNTIVLIFSSFTMALAVSASQKRNRKWLIILLSVTFVCGAIFGVNKYFEYTAKFHHHIFPDTNIFYALYFMMTGLHMLHVFIGMGIIFALIIMAWQGRFKEGNRYTPVEVGGLYWHLVDLIWIYLFPLLYLIG, from the coding sequence ATGAGCAGCACAGTAGAACACGCCGAAAGCCACGCGCACGGACACGGACTCGGGGAGACCGTAACACACAACGCGGCGAAATTCGGGATGTGGCTTTTCCTCGGAACGGAAATTCTCCTTTTCGGGGGACTCTTCGCTGCATACGCGCTTTTCAGGGCAAAGTACCCGGATCTCTTTTACGACTCGCACAAAAAACTGGACGTGACTCTGGGCGCCGTGAACACCATTGTGCTCATATTCAGCAGTTTCACGATGGCTCTGGCGGTGTCGGCCTCGCAGAAAAGAAACAGGAAGTGGCTGATAATACTGCTTTCTGTAACCTTCGTATGCGGAGCGATCTTCGGGGTAAACAAGTATTTTGAGTACACCGCGAAGTTCCACCATCATATATTCCCCGATACGAACATATTTTACGCCCTTTACTTCATGATGACCGGGCTTCACATGCTTCACGTGTTTATCGGAATGGGAATAATTTTCGCCCTGATAATAATGGCCTGGCAGGGAAGATTTAAAGAAGGAAACAGATATACCCCGGTTGAGGTCGGAGGGCTTTATTGGCACCTAGTCGACCTGATCTGGATATACCTGTTTCCGCTATTGTACTTAATCGGGTAA